A single Mytilus trossulus isolate FHL-02 chromosome 12, PNRI_Mtr1.1.1.hap1, whole genome shotgun sequence DNA region contains:
- the LOC134692558 gene encoding uncharacterized protein LOC134692558 yields MENCPLYVLGDLVFLLDESISVGASHFNKSLEAIASAVNNLAIGANLTRVGFVVFGGNQTTNRTIFDMNYDKAAILNGILNTKHDPGIANTVSVLKYICENKFTESAGGRTDIQNYLVVLSDGRSANHEDIKIQADLCSTAGIRIIGVPIGDAANDALLKAISYFDPSYYVKTVYNDLGPTIAALVNSSVDCSSGFFLKSWKTGHGLADNAVLNQWQISSLMQENRITEYVVSDQCSLTGGMFSGATDGWVNECSLGVKTLPIQSPQLNCHVSDRCTDIDCCLYDTETFRHYNLFLHLDPCNNRLQIGIELYSFDVSLLDFDFEKSYEVDLSGIFRILFNVEDLVYEESYIVNMEVHICWDITNPCNLEVTVLKNVILYKQPCNLTTYFAEDDFSLTNWFTDTGYPASVTLSGDAQQDLMETLYIFNFLNSPFQCQMSGGWNDTCPESAENLPVLPNSINCTITEGCTAVECCVESARLQRYFHTVLTIDPCHYNMTVGIDRYTFNVNIQDKPWETIWNVWLNGVVRLDLNIYDVYNERQFLINMNVSICFEDGGPCDLENIPVLENSLLNKGHCDFNTTFPVKDFSISMFAADKGLTHVSPYPDYFVAQVLDTLMVSPFMSESSCDRDASPWTPPGHDGWKRECAAVENYYNLYDTGSIDLLREGNCNGTICNITETVTSSTTETNCISTSDCTGFRCCVEDTRLTKSFVFGIYIDACNFTLTLVIEELEYVIYLADLSFGMC; encoded by the exons ATGGAAA ACTGTCCACTGTATGTGCTAGGTGACCTAGTTTTTTTGCTTGATGAATCTATCAGTGTTGGTGCATCACATTTTAACAAGTCTCTAGAGGCCATAGCTTCAGCTGTCAACAACCTGGCCATTGGGGCTAATTTGACAAGAGTTGGATTTGTGGTGTTTGGTGGTAACCAAACAACCAATAGAACTATTTTTGACATGAATTATGACAAGGCAGCCATCTTGAATGGCATCTTGAACACAAAACATGACCCAGGAATTGCCAACACAGTTagtgtactaaaatatatttgtgaaaataaattcacAGAAAGTGCTGGTGGACGAACTGATATTCAAAATTACCTTGTTGTGCTTTCTGATGGACGATCAGCTAATCATGAGGATATAAAGATTCAGGCTGACCTCTGTAGTACAGCAGGAATAAGAATAATTGGGGTACCAATAGGGGATGCTGCAAACGATGCTTTATTAAAAGccatttcatattttgatcCAAGTTACTATGTGAAGACAGTATACAATGATCTAGGACCTACTATAGCAGCACTGGTTAATTCTTCTGTAGACTGCAGCTCAG gaTTTTTCCTGAAGTCCTGGAAAACCGGTCATGGTCTGGCAGACAATGCTGTTCTCAATCAATGGCAGATCTCTAGTCTGATGCAGGAAAACAGGATAACAGAGTATGTTGTCTCAGACCAGTGTAGTCTGACGGGAGGGATGTTTAGTGGAGCAACAGATGGCTGGGTTAATG AATGTAGCCTTGGTGTTAAGACATTACCAATACAGAGCCCACAGCTGAATTGTCATGTGAGTGACAGATGTACAGACATAGACTGCTGTTTGTATGATACAGAAACATTCAGACATTATAATTTGTTCCTACATCTTGACCCCTGTAACAACAGACTACAGATTGGGATAGAACTCTACAGCTTTGATGTGTCTCTGCTGGACTTTGATTTTG aGAAGAGTTATGAAGTTGACCTCTCTGGTATATTCAGAATTCT GTTTAATGTAGAAGATTTAGTGTATGAAGAAAGTTATATTGTGAACATGGAAGTACATATCTGTTGGGACATTACTAACCCTTGTAACCTAGAAGTCACAGTGTTAAAGAACGTCATCCTGTACAAACAGCCGTGTAATCTCACCACATATTTTGCTGAAGATG ACTTTTCCCTGACCAACTGGTTTACAGACACTGGTTACCCGGCATCTGTAACCCTGTCTGGAGATGCTCAACAAGACTTAATGGAGACATTATACATCTTTAATTTCCTGAACTCTCCCTTCCAATGTCAGATGTCTGGTGGATGGAATGATA ccTGTCCAGAATCAGCAGAAAATTTACCTGTACTTCCAAATTCAATTAACTGCACAATAACAGAAGGGTGCACTGCTGTGGAGTGCTGTGTGGAATCTGCCCGTCTGCAGAGATATTTCCACACTGTATTGACCATAGACCCCTGCCACTATAACATGACTGTTGGAATAGACAGATACACGTTCAATGTCAATATTCAGGACAAACCTTGGG aaactATCTGGAATGTATGGCTGAATGGAGTTGTAAGACTGGA tttgaaCATATATGATGTGTACAATGAGAGGCAGTTCCTAATCAACATGAATGTTAGTATTTGTTTTGAAGATGGAGGTCCTTGTGACCTCGAAAACATTCCTGTCCTTGAAAACTCACTACTGAACAAAGGACATTGTGACTTCAACACTACGTTTCCTGTAAAAG ATTTCAGTATATCCATGTTTGCCGCTGATAAAGGATTAACCCATGTTTCACCATACCCTGATTATTTTGTGGCTCAAGTCCTCGACACTCTGATGGTTTCACCGTTTATGAGTGAGTCGTCATGTGACCGGGATGCCTCACCATGGACACCACCTGGACATGATGGTTGGAAGAGAG aaTGTGCTGCAGTAGAAAATTACTACAATCTTTATGATACTGGTTCCATTGACCTACTTAGAGAAGGGAATTGTAACGGTACCATCTGTAACATCACGGAAACAGTCACCTCTTCCACAACAGAGACTAACTGTATTTCTACAAGTGACTGTACAGGTTTTAGATGTTGTGTTGAGGACACACGTCTGACAAAGTCTTTTGTCTTTGGTATATACATTGATGCCTgtaatttcaccttgaccttggTGATTGAAGAACTGGAGTATGTGATATATCTGGCAGACTTGAGTTTTGGTATGTGTTGA